In one Pseudomonas hydrolytica genomic region, the following are encoded:
- a CDS encoding SO2930 family diheme c-type cytochrome has protein sequence MRAGWLLLATLLLGACEQQRAPLYLPSGEDYPDKLSAWGVLQQRGGQLQPAAGVLPYDLNTPLFTDYAHKLRTVWLPAGRSAQYAEAQFDYPVGTVLSKTFYYPRDAQGRLLRSEQHGVEALQLDRVRLLETRILLRQEQGWVALPYVWDEAQGDATLDWAGTSFDLQLQDATGEVLAVDYQVPDANQCAGCHEQQAGKGVQPLGPKARHLNKDYAYADGTVNQLQRWQADGLLQGVPADLAGVPRNALWGAPREGEGLEHQARSYLDANCSHCHNPEGPGRTSGLYLDPATPLGIAYGLCKQPVAAGKGSGDRLVDIHPGAPEKSVLSFRLHSTDPSIMMPELGRSTSHREGLEVIDRWIASLDGEC, from the coding sequence ATGAGAGCCGGCTGGCTGTTGCTCGCCACCCTGTTGCTCGGCGCCTGCGAGCAGCAGCGCGCGCCCCTGTACCTGCCCAGTGGCGAGGACTATCCCGACAAGCTCAGCGCCTGGGGTGTATTGCAGCAACGCGGCGGCCAGCTGCAGCCGGCCGCCGGCGTGCTGCCCTACGACCTCAACACGCCACTGTTCACCGACTACGCGCACAAGCTGCGCACCGTCTGGCTGCCCGCGGGCCGCAGTGCGCAATACGCCGAGGCGCAATTCGACTACCCCGTCGGCACCGTGCTGAGCAAGACCTTCTACTACCCGCGCGATGCCCAGGGCCGGCTGCTGCGCAGCGAGCAGCACGGCGTCGAGGCGCTGCAGCTCGATCGGGTACGGCTGCTGGAGACGCGTATCCTGCTGCGCCAGGAGCAGGGCTGGGTGGCCTTGCCCTACGTCTGGGACGAGGCCCAGGGCGACGCCACCCTGGACTGGGCCGGCACCAGTTTCGACCTGCAGCTGCAGGATGCGACTGGCGAGGTACTGGCGGTGGACTATCAGGTGCCGGACGCCAACCAGTGCGCCGGTTGCCATGAACAGCAGGCGGGCAAGGGCGTGCAGCCGCTGGGGCCGAAGGCGCGGCACCTGAACAAGGATTACGCCTATGCCGATGGCACGGTCAATCAGCTGCAGCGCTGGCAGGCCGACGGGCTGCTGCAGGGCGTGCCGGCCGACCTGGCCGGGGTACCGCGCAATGCACTGTGGGGCGCACCGCGTGAAGGGGAGGGCCTGGAACATCAGGCGCGCAGCTATCTGGACGCCAACTGCTCGCACTGTCACAACCCTGAGGGGCCTGGGCGCACCTCCGGGCTGTATCTCGACCCGGCTACGCCCCTTGGCATCGCCTATGGGCTCTGCAAGCAGCCGGTGGCCGCGGGCAAGGGCTCCGGCGACCGCCTGGTGGACATTCACCCCGGCGCGCCGGAAAAGTCGGTGCTGAGCTTCCGTCTGCACAGCACCGACCCCAGCATCATGATGCCCGAACTGGGCCGCTCCACCTCCCACCGCGAAGGCCTGGAGGTGATCGATCGCTGGATCGCCAGTCTCGACGGCGAATGTTGA
- a CDS encoding YgiQ family radical SAM protein has product MQAAKPLFDYPKYWAECFGPAPFLPMSREEMDQLGWDSCDIIIVTGDAYVDHPSFGMAIIGRLLEAQGFRVGIIAQPDWRSKDDFMKLGEPNLFFGVAAGNMDSMINRYTADKKIRSDDAYTPGGLAGKRPDRASLVYSQRCKEAYTHVPVILGGIEASLRRIAHYDYWQDKVRRSILMDATADILLYGNAERAVVEIAQRLSRGEKVEAITDVRGTAFIRRDTPEGWFEVDSTRIDRPGRVDKIINPYVNTQDMEACAIEQAKGPVEDPNEAKVVQILESPRMTRDKTVIRLPSFEKVRNDPVLYAHANRVLHLETNPGNARALVQKHGEVDVWFNPPPIPMTTEEMDYVFGMPYARVPHPAYGKEKIPAYEMIRFSVNIMRGCFGGCTFCSITEHEGRIIQNRSHESIIREIEEMRDKVPGFTGVVSDLGGPTANMYRIACKDPEIEKHCRKPSCVFPGICENLNTDHSSLIELYRKARALPGVKKILIASGLRYDLAVESPEYVKELVTHHVGGYLKIAPEHTERGPLDKMMKPGIGSYDRFKQMFEKYSKEAGKEQYLIPYFIAAHPGTTDEDMMNLALWLKRNGFRADQVQAFYPSPMATATAMYHSGKNPLRKVTYKSDGVTIVKSEQQRRLHKAFLRYHDPKGWPMLREALERMGRSDLIGNGKHHLIPTYQPQTDEYQSARRKNSTPAGSKKVGKVLTQHNGLPPRASDGGKPWDKREQAKAAAFAKLQEQKKGGKPGGGKKKPRPVAPR; this is encoded by the coding sequence ATGCAAGCCGCCAAGCCGCTGTTCGACTATCCCAAGTACTGGGCCGAGTGTTTCGGGCCTGCGCCCTTCCTGCCGATGAGTCGGGAAGAGATGGATCAGCTCGGCTGGGACAGCTGCGACATCATCATCGTTACCGGTGATGCCTACGTCGATCACCCCTCGTTCGGCATGGCCATCATCGGTCGCCTGCTCGAGGCTCAGGGCTTCCGGGTCGGCATCATTGCCCAGCCGGACTGGCGCAGCAAAGACGACTTCATGAAGCTCGGCGAGCCGAACCTGTTCTTCGGCGTGGCGGCCGGCAACATGGACTCGATGATCAACCGCTACACCGCGGACAAGAAGATCCGTTCCGACGACGCCTACACTCCCGGCGGTCTGGCCGGCAAGCGCCCCGACCGCGCCAGCCTGGTCTACAGCCAGCGCTGCAAGGAGGCCTATACCCACGTGCCGGTAATCCTCGGCGGCATCGAGGCCTCCCTGCGCCGTATCGCCCACTACGACTACTGGCAGGACAAGGTGCGCCGTTCGATCCTGATGGACGCCACCGCCGACATCCTGCTCTACGGCAACGCCGAGCGCGCCGTGGTGGAAATCGCCCAGCGTCTGTCGCGGGGCGAGAAGGTCGAAGCCATCACCGATGTACGCGGCACCGCGTTCATTCGCCGCGACACTCCCGAGGGCTGGTTCGAGGTCGACTCGACCCGTATCGACCGCCCCGGCCGCGTCGACAAGATCATCAACCCCTACGTCAACACCCAGGACATGGAAGCCTGCGCCATCGAGCAGGCCAAGGGGCCGGTCGAAGACCCCAACGAAGCCAAGGTGGTGCAGATTCTCGAAAGCCCGCGCATGACCCGCGACAAGACGGTGATCCGTCTGCCGTCGTTCGAAAAGGTGCGCAACGACCCGGTGCTCTACGCCCACGCCAACCGCGTGCTGCACCTGGAAACCAACCCGGGCAACGCCCGCGCGCTGGTGCAGAAGCATGGCGAGGTGGACGTGTGGTTCAACCCGCCACCCATTCCCATGACCACCGAGGAAATGGACTACGTGTTCGGCATGCCCTACGCGCGCGTGCCGCACCCGGCGTATGGCAAGGAGAAGATCCCGGCCTACGAGATGATCCGTTTCTCGGTGAACATCATGCGTGGCTGCTTCGGCGGCTGCACCTTCTGCTCGATCACCGAGCACGAGGGCCGCATCATCCAGAACCGTTCGCACGAGTCGATCATCCGCGAGATCGAGGAAATGCGCGACAAGGTGCCGGGCTTCACCGGCGTGGTCTCCGACCTCGGCGGGCCGACCGCCAACATGTACCGCATCGCCTGCAAGGACCCGGAGATCGAGAAACACTGCCGCAAGCCGTCGTGCGTGTTCCCCGGTATCTGCGAGAACCTCAATACCGATCACTCCTCCCTGATCGAGCTGTACCGCAAGGCGCGTGCGCTGCCAGGGGTGAAGAAGATCCTGATCGCTTCCGGTCTGCGCTATGACCTGGCGGTGGAGTCGCCGGAGTACGTCAAGGAACTGGTTACCCACCACGTCGGCGGTTATCTCAAGATCGCGCCGGAGCACACCGAGCGTGGCCCGTTGGACAAGATGATGAAGCCGGGCATCGGCAGCTACGACCGCTTCAAGCAGATGTTCGAGAAGTACTCGAAGGAGGCGGGCAAGGAGCAGTACCTGATCCCGTACTTCATCGCCGCGCACCCGGGCACCACCGACGAGGACATGATGAACCTCGCCCTGTGGCTCAAGCGCAACGGTTTCCGCGCCGACCAGGTGCAGGCCTTCTACCCCTCGCCGATGGCCACCGCCACGGCCATGTATCACTCGGGCAAGAACCCGCTGCGCAAGGTCACTTACAAGAGCGATGGCGTGACCATCGTCAAGAGCGAGCAGCAGCGCCGCCTGCACAAGGCCTTCCTGCGTTATCACGACCCGAAAGGCTGGCCAATGCTGCGTGAGGCGCTGGAGCGCATGGGCCGCAGTGATCTGATCGGCAATGGCAAGCACCATCTGATTCCCACCTACCAGCCGCAGACCGACGAGTATCAGAGCGCTCGGCGCAAGAACTCGACGCCGGCCGGCAGCAAGAAGGTGGGCAAGGTGCTGACCCAGCACAACGGCCTGCCACCGCGTGCCAGCGATGGGGGCAAACCCTGGGACAAGCGCGAGCAGGCCAAGGCGGCGGCTTTCGCCAAGCTGCAGGAGCAGAAGAAGGGCGGCAAGCCGGGCGGCGGGAAGAAGAAGCCCAGGCCGGTCGCGCCGCGCTGA
- a CDS encoding DUF2126 domain-containing protein → MSIHVALHHVTHYRYDRAVNLGPQVVRLRPAPHSRTRILSYALKVEPGQHFINWQQDPQGNYLARLVFPEKTREFKVEVDLVAEMAVFNPFDFFLEPYAERIPFAYTEGEQRELAPYLVKLPATPLFAEYLAGIERTPRPSVDFLVELNQRLSADIRYLIRMEPGVQTPEQSLQLASGSCRDSAWLLVQLLRHLGLAARFVSGYLIQLTADVKSLDGPSGTDKDFTDLHAWCEVYLPGAGWIGLDPTSGLFAGEGHIPLACSPEPSSAAPITGGLDECEVTFEHLMSVERVWEAPRVTKPYSEAQWQAIQALGRRIDDDLSKHDVRLTMGGEPTFVALDYPDDDEWNTAALGPNKRRLAADLFHRLREHYAPNALVHFGQGKWYPGEQLPRWSLNCFWRRDGEPLWHDPKLLADEKRGYGASADTAARFLAALAARLDVDAGNVFPAYEDWFYYLWRERKLPDNVTPDDPRLSDPLERERLRKVFDQGLDAVVGHVLPLARQVVGEGWQSGRWFLRDEHCRLLPGDSPLGYRLPLDSLPWVSQADYPYINPLDPSQALPPLPSPAQIQRQLRGVWRGASAGPQSVRPACGQSAAGIVRTALCAEPREGRLYLFMPPLAHLEDYLELVAAIEAVAAELNCPVLLEGYEPPLDPRLLHFRVTPDPGVIEMNIHPAASWDELVERCEFLYEAARQSRLSSEKFMIDGRHTGTGGGNHFVLGGATPGDSPFLRRPDLLRSLISYWHNHPSLSYLFSGLFIGPTSQAPRVDEARNDALYELEIAFAQMPEPGRDCPPWLVDRLLRNLLVDVTGNTHRAEFCIDKLYSPDSASGRLGLLELRAFEMPPHAQMSLAQQLLLRALIARFWQEPYRPARLVRWGTELHDRFLLPHFVEQDFADVLQELSAFGYPLRAEWFAPHLEFRFPKAGDFAVKGIDLELRQALEPWHVLGEEGAIGGTVRYVDSSLERMQVKVNGMAPDRYVLTCNGVPVPLRPTGKVGEFVGGVRFRAWQPASCLQPTIGVHAPLVFDLVDTWMQRSLGGCQYHVAHPGGRNYDSLPVNAYEAESRRLARFFRLGHSPGKRPVMQPIDNNELPMTLDLRRS, encoded by the coding sequence GTGTCGATTCATGTCGCGCTGCATCACGTCACCCACTACCGCTACGACCGCGCGGTCAACCTCGGGCCGCAGGTCGTGCGCCTGCGCCCGGCACCGCACAGCCGCACGCGCATCCTCTCCTACGCCCTGAAGGTGGAGCCGGGCCAGCACTTCATCAACTGGCAACAGGACCCGCAGGGCAACTACCTGGCGCGCCTGGTGTTTCCCGAGAAGACCCGCGAATTCAAGGTCGAGGTGGACCTGGTCGCCGAGATGGCGGTGTTCAACCCCTTCGATTTCTTCCTCGAACCCTATGCCGAGCGCATTCCCTTCGCCTACACCGAGGGCGAGCAGCGCGAGCTGGCGCCGTACCTGGTCAAGCTGCCGGCCACGCCGCTGTTCGCCGAGTACCTGGCCGGCATCGAGCGCACGCCCAGGCCCAGCGTCGATTTCCTGGTGGAGCTGAACCAGCGCCTGTCGGCCGACATCCGCTACCTGATCCGCATGGAGCCGGGCGTGCAGACGCCGGAGCAGTCGCTGCAGCTGGCCTCCGGTTCCTGCCGCGATTCGGCCTGGCTGCTGGTGCAGCTGCTGCGTCATCTGGGACTGGCGGCGCGCTTCGTTTCCGGCTACCTGATCCAGCTCACTGCTGACGTCAAATCCCTCGACGGCCCCAGCGGCACCGACAAGGACTTCACCGACCTGCACGCCTGGTGCGAGGTGTATCTGCCCGGCGCCGGCTGGATCGGCCTCGACCCGACCAGCGGCCTGTTCGCCGGTGAAGGCCATATCCCCTTGGCCTGCAGCCCGGAGCCGTCTTCAGCGGCGCCGATCACCGGCGGGCTGGACGAGTGCGAGGTGACGTTCGAGCACCTGATGAGCGTGGAGCGCGTGTGGGAGGCGCCGCGCGTCACCAAGCCCTACAGCGAGGCGCAGTGGCAGGCGATCCAGGCGCTGGGGCGACGCATCGACGATGACCTGAGCAAGCACGACGTGCGCCTGACCATGGGCGGCGAGCCGACCTTCGTCGCCCTCGACTATCCCGATGACGACGAGTGGAATACCGCCGCGCTGGGGCCGAACAAGCGCCGCCTGGCCGCCGACCTGTTCCATCGCCTGCGCGAGCACTACGCCCCCAATGCGCTGGTGCATTTCGGTCAGGGCAAGTGGTACCCGGGCGAGCAGTTGCCGCGCTGGTCGCTGAACTGCTTCTGGCGCCGCGACGGCGAGCCGCTGTGGCATGACCCCAAGCTGCTAGCCGACGAGAAGCGCGGCTACGGTGCCAGCGCCGACACCGCCGCGCGTTTTCTCGCCGCGCTGGCGGCGCGTCTGGATGTGGACGCCGGCAACGTCTTCCCGGCCTATGAGGACTGGTTCTACTACCTGTGGCGCGAGCGCAAGCTGCCGGACAACGTCACCCCGGACGACCCGCGTCTGAGCGACCCGCTGGAGCGCGAGCGCCTGCGCAAGGTGTTCGATCAGGGCCTCGACGCCGTGGTCGGCCACGTCCTGCCGCTGGCGCGCCAGGTGGTGGGCGAGGGCTGGCAGAGCGGGCGCTGGTTCCTGCGCGACGAGCATTGCCGCCTGCTGCCAGGCGACTCGCCGCTGGGCTACCGTCTGCCGCTGGATTCGCTGCCCTGGGTGAGCCAGGCCGACTACCCCTACATCAATCCGCTCGATCCCAGTCAGGCGTTGCCGCCGTTGCCCAGCCCGGCGCAGATCCAGCGCCAGTTGCGCGGCGTCTGGCGCGGCGCCAGTGCCGGCCCGCAAAGCGTGCGTCCGGCCTGCGGGCAGTCGGCTGCCGGCATCGTGCGCACCGCGCTGTGCGCCGAGCCGCGCGAGGGCCGCTTGTACCTGTTCATGCCGCCGCTGGCGCATCTGGAGGACTACCTGGAGCTGGTCGCGGCCATCGAGGCCGTGGCTGCCGAGCTGAACTGCCCGGTGCTGCTGGAAGGCTACGAGCCACCGCTGGACCCGCGCCTGCTGCACTTTCGCGTCACCCCCGACCCCGGCGTGATCGAGATGAACATCCACCCGGCCGCCAGCTGGGACGAGCTGGTCGAGCGCTGCGAATTCCTCTACGAGGCGGCGCGTCAGTCGCGCCTGTCCAGCGAGAAATTCATGATCGACGGGCGTCACACCGGCACCGGCGGCGGCAACCATTTCGTCCTCGGCGGTGCGACACCGGGCGACTCGCCTTTCCTGCGCCGCCCCGACCTGCTGCGCAGTCTGATCAGCTACTGGCACAACCACCCGTCGCTGTCCTACCTGTTCAGCGGCCTGTTTATCGGCCCGACCTCGCAGGCGCCACGCGTGGACGAGGCGCGTAACGACGCCCTGTACGAGCTGGAAATCGCCTTCGCGCAGATGCCCGAGCCGGGCCGCGACTGCCCGCCCTGGCTGGTCGACCGATTGCTGCGCAACCTGCTGGTGGACGTCACCGGCAACACTCACCGCGCCGAGTTCTGCATCGACAAGCTGTACTCGCCGGACTCGGCCAGCGGTCGCCTCGGCCTGCTCGAACTGCGCGCCTTCGAGATGCCGCCGCACGCGCAGATGAGCCTGGCTCAGCAACTGCTGCTGCGCGCGCTGATCGCGCGGTTCTGGCAGGAACCCTACCGCCCGGCCAGGCTGGTGCGCTGGGGCACCGAGCTGCACGATCGCTTCCTCCTGCCGCACTTCGTCGAGCAGGACTTCGCCGATGTGCTGCAGGAGCTGTCGGCCTTCGGCTATCCGCTGCGCGCCGAGTGGTTCGCCCCGCACCTGGAGTTCCGTTTTCCCAAGGCCGGCGACTTCGCGGTCAAGGGCATCGACCTGGAGCTGCGCCAGGCCCTGGAACCCTGGCACGTGCTGGGCGAGGAGGGCGCCATCGGCGGTACTGTGCGTTACGTCGACTCGTCGCTGGAGCGTATGCAGGTGAAGGTGAACGGCATGGCGCCGGATCGCTACGTGCTGACCTGCAACGGCGTGCCGGTGCCGCTGCGACCGACCGGCAAGGTCGGCGAGTTCGTCGGCGGCGTGCGCTTCCGTGCCTGGCAGCCGGCCAGCTGTCTGCAGCCGACCATCGGCGTGCACGCGCCGCTGGTGTTCGACCTCGTCGATACCTGGATGCAGCGCTCGCTGGGCGGTTGCCAGTACCACGTGGCGCATCCGGGCGGGCGCAACTACGACAGCCTGCCGGTCAACGCCTACGAGGCCGAGAGCCGGCGCCTGGCGCGCTTCTTCCGCCTGGGCCACAGCCCGGGCAAGCGCCCCGTCATGCAGCCGATAGACAATAATGAACTGCCGATGACCCTGGATCTGCGTCGTAGTTGA
- a CDS encoding parallel beta-helix domain-containing protein — translation MRTAVLSLLALPLLLTACGDSEAPPVANLDFQKQLQTQLIKAKPGEVIEIPAGTWQLDRSLSLKVSGVTLKGAGMDKTILNFKGQKSGAEGLLVDASDFTIEDLALEDTKGDALKVVGGRNIIIRRVRTEWTNGPATENGAYGIYPVQTENVLVDGVVAIGASDAGIYVGQSRNVVVRNSRAERNVAGIEIENTIGADVYDNVATGNTGGILVFNMPNLPQPGHTTRVYRNRVEGNNHKNFGHKGTPVASIPAGSGVVINSNDKVEIFDNDIGEHRTANVIVSSYFSTGYTDLSTEADFDPYPEAIHIHGNRFGPGGDSPDNLELKALKLAKFGLNGRLPDILWDGYVNPDKLVDGRLPAELAICIDNGEAGIVNVDGPGGYKNISTDMTPHRCELPRLPAVELQAALAEAGEEA, via the coding sequence ATGCGCACCGCCGTCCTCTCTCTGCTCGCGCTGCCCCTGCTGCTGACCGCATGCGGGGATTCCGAAGCGCCGCCCGTCGCCAACCTCGATTTTCAGAAACAGCTGCAGACCCAGCTGATCAAGGCCAAGCCCGGTGAGGTGATCGAAATTCCTGCCGGGACCTGGCAGCTCGACCGCAGTCTCAGCCTCAAGGTCAGCGGGGTGACCCTCAAGGGCGCCGGGATGGACAAGACCATCCTCAACTTCAAGGGCCAGAAGTCCGGTGCCGAAGGCCTGCTGGTGGACGCGTCCGACTTCACCATCGAGGACCTGGCGCTGGAGGACACCAAGGGCGATGCGCTCAAGGTGGTCGGCGGCAGGAACATCATCATCCGCCGCGTGCGCACCGAGTGGACCAACGGTCCGGCCACCGAGAACGGTGCCTACGGCATCTACCCGGTGCAGACCGAGAACGTGCTGGTCGATGGCGTGGTGGCCATAGGCGCCTCGGACGCCGGTATCTACGTCGGTCAGTCGCGCAACGTGGTGGTGCGCAACAGCCGTGCCGAGCGCAACGTCGCCGGCATCGAGATCGAGAACACCATCGGTGCCGACGTCTACGACAACGTCGCCACCGGCAATACCGGCGGCATCCTGGTGTTCAACATGCCCAACCTGCCGCAGCCGGGGCACACCACGCGGGTCTACCGCAACAGGGTCGAGGGCAACAACCACAAGAACTTCGGGCACAAGGGCACGCCGGTGGCGAGCATCCCGGCCGGCTCCGGCGTGGTGATCAACTCCAACGACAAGGTGGAGATCTTCGACAACGACATCGGCGAGCACCGCACCGCCAACGTCATCGTCAGCAGTTACTTCAGTACCGGCTACACCGATCTCTCCACCGAGGCGGATTTCGATCCCTACCCGGAGGCCATTCATATCCATGGCAACCGTTTCGGCCCGGGTGGCGACAGCCCCGACAACCTCGAACTGAAGGCGCTGAAACTGGCCAAGTTCGGGCTCAACGGCCGCCTGCCCGACATCCTCTGGGATGGCTACGTCAACCCGGACAAGCTGGTGGATGGCAGGCTGCCGGCCGAACTGGCGATCTGCATCGACAATGGCGAGGCCGGCATCGTCAACGTCGACGGTCCCGGCGGCTACAAGAACATCAGCACCGACATGACGCCGCATCGCTGCGAGTTGCCGCGCCTGCCCGCGGTCGAACTGCAGGCGGCGCTGGCCGAGGCGGGTGAGGAGGCATGA
- a CDS encoding diguanylate cyclase domain-containing protein: protein MVLFLTCCCSWVFAASITLRADSSGMLLNDSVELLEDVGGRLQIGDMADPAVQALFKPAEGRATVGQSRHPWWIKVTLQRGSDAPAQWWLENAGITIYRLHLYLPDGQGGWVERPTGTAVPYAQGRDHPYRRMLFKLPELTEQPLTLYFRSLDPAGNSFPLKVWQLADLQQLASHENLGYGLIYGVIFALLLYNLFILIALRDKAYLWYVLATGSVLVFILSMTGHGFQYLWPGSPVPFWLDRITLPSLWGIFVMRFTQELLFTRHGLIWPHRLLNAGCILYVIAIVINALGHRAEGAMIIALTPIVTVPSALFSAIVRVRQGFFPARFYLLGYGAVLASTLVLVMRAAGLIEPNNFTAYLFPISVAAETILFSFALAYRIQMLKQEKAEALLQADREKTARLAQIQASADELQAAVNLRTAELAAANERLCQRERELEHAAFNDPLTELPNRRYLVERCESALAHAERHGESVALLLIDLDHFKPINDRFGHAAGDMMLQVIAKRLREHVRAGDAVARLGGDEFAALIGGSDAETQAREIAARLLAELSEPVHYGAERLRVTISIGAALYPRHAKNFTGLYKAADQALYRVKELGRSGSRVHGEDGELSEQACLQLDVLKVPSGLA from the coding sequence ATGGTCTTGTTCCTGACCTGCTGCTGCAGTTGGGTCTTTGCCGCCTCCATAACACTGCGTGCAGACAGCAGCGGTATGCTGCTGAACGACAGCGTAGAGCTTCTGGAAGACGTAGGCGGCAGGCTGCAAATCGGCGACATGGCCGACCCTGCTGTGCAGGCTCTCTTCAAGCCGGCCGAAGGCCGCGCCACCGTTGGCCAGAGCCGTCACCCCTGGTGGATCAAGGTCACCCTGCAACGCGGCAGCGATGCGCCCGCGCAGTGGTGGCTGGAGAATGCAGGGATCACGATTTATCGCCTGCATCTCTACCTCCCTGATGGGCAGGGTGGCTGGGTAGAGCGCCCAACCGGCACCGCGGTGCCCTATGCACAAGGTCGCGACCATCCGTACCGGCGCATGCTGTTCAAGCTGCCGGAGCTGACCGAGCAACCACTGACGCTCTACTTCCGCAGCCTTGACCCGGCGGGCAATTCATTTCCGCTCAAGGTTTGGCAACTTGCCGATCTGCAACAGCTGGCAAGCCACGAGAATCTGGGCTACGGCCTGATCTATGGCGTCATCTTTGCGCTGTTGCTGTACAACCTGTTCATCCTGATCGCACTGCGCGACAAAGCCTACCTGTGGTACGTCCTAGCCACCGGCAGCGTGCTGGTGTTCATCCTCAGCATGACCGGCCACGGCTTTCAGTACCTCTGGCCCGGCAGTCCAGTACCTTTCTGGCTGGATCGCATTACCCTGCCATCGCTGTGGGGGATCTTCGTCATGCGCTTCACCCAGGAGCTGCTGTTCACCCGGCACGGCCTGATCTGGCCACATCGCCTGCTCAACGCCGGCTGCATCCTGTACGTGATCGCCATCGTCATCAACGCCCTAGGCCATCGCGCCGAAGGCGCCATGATCATTGCACTGACGCCTATCGTTACCGTCCCTTCTGCACTGTTCAGCGCCATTGTTCGCGTGCGCCAGGGCTTCTTCCCGGCCCGCTTCTACCTGCTCGGCTACGGCGCGGTACTCGCCAGTACGCTGGTTCTGGTAATGCGGGCTGCTGGCCTGATCGAACCGAACAACTTCACCGCCTACCTATTCCCTATCTCGGTCGCGGCAGAAACCATTCTGTTTTCGTTCGCCCTCGCCTATCGAATTCAAATGCTCAAACAGGAAAAGGCGGAAGCCTTGCTCCAGGCTGATCGAGAGAAAACGGCACGTCTTGCCCAGATTCAGGCCAGCGCCGACGAACTGCAGGCAGCGGTCAACTTACGCACCGCCGAACTGGCGGCCGCGAACGAGCGCCTGTGCCAGCGCGAACGCGAGCTGGAGCATGCGGCCTTCAATGACCCGCTTACCGAGCTGCCCAACCGGCGCTATCTGGTCGAGCGCTGCGAATCGGCCCTGGCGCATGCCGAACGCCACGGCGAGAGCGTGGCGCTGCTGCTGATCGATCTGGATCATTTCAAACCGATCAACGACCGCTTTGGCCACGCCGCTGGCGACATGATGCTGCAGGTGATCGCCAAGCGCCTGCGCGAGCACGTGCGCGCTGGCGATGCGGTTGCGCGCCTGGGCGGCGACGAGTTCGCCGCCCTGATTGGCGGCAGCGATGCCGAAACCCAGGCCCGCGAGATCGCCGCGCGCCTGCTGGCCGAGCTGTCCGAACCGGTGCACTACGGCGCCGAGCGCCTGCGCGTGACCATCAGCATCGGTGCAGCGCTCTATCCGCGCCATGCCAAAAACTTCACCGGGCTGTACAAGGCCGCCGATCAGGCGCTGTACCGGGTCAAGGAGCTGGGGCGCTCCGGCTCACGCGTGCACGGCGAAGACGGCGAGCTGAGCGAGCAGGCCTGCCTGCAGCTCGATGTACTGAAGGTACCCAGCGGGCTGGCGTGA